One window from the genome of Asterias amurensis chromosome 12, ASM3211899v1 encodes:
- the LOC139945238 gene encoding ecto-NOX disulfide-thiol exchanger 1-like isoform X2, which yields MAGNFPNRQFLNDSPGGNMSGMGPMRMNQLMTFMEPPGFNDQPLEFSGAMRNEPRIIDGENMARNEDDGNGIPPDMLRVLQGQLTGNQWGMEPAMGNFPIGLDFMPGDQMGPGQFPTGPMDGGFPGGREPTQRILSGNGFTLTSPPHGRPQLASREKPIGCCTIFVGGLPPLCTNEMVKEIFENFGVIKKLLRVVRRAYCHIQYADEISVDKAFEVSGYRMRVEDNSSPRYSGVLRVDYSESRDDEEEYSRRQDHEERLRREEARLARREEEKSMKLSRHSDHEAQKLTDKLKGEETFSGALSILINWLDRGDCRKQTANSFFTLIKTAFSQTRRLSTEKQRLDDQIKAMTEMANKQTGDIYSQVSLINQVFVRATKQPSRDHFSKAQRKHIDSWKKAVLELCTTIQAELGLTEKGEADMDVSDEEEEVSIIKIDQTNVNKTRSQEGESWKRMKIELEPAPPPPPPETVDVDLEDTPGPSSAPSAPPSKPDNVSKEEAEILRCQLEAYRNEVDLLKTEKVQYADEKETQIKALQHALLGMQQQLMEAKNKLKKDDETKKSEKSDSETKEASSSKSDITSTEVPQLIEKDAMLVGCISTFLHVHPFGASVEYLWSYLQRLSFSVSPQQIEGLLSKFPKMFKQELFGVGATLEKRWQFIGYTTCMEQSPSAWN from the exons ATGGCTGGAAACTTTCCCAACAGACAATTTCTCAACGACAGCCCGGGAGGAAATATGAGCGGGATGGGGCCGATGAGAATGAACCAACTAA TGACTTTCATGGAGCCACCAGGGTTTAACGATCAGCCACTTGAGTTCTCTGGAGCAATGAGAAACGAACCAAGAATCATCGACGGTGAAAATATGGCTAGAAATGAAGATGATG GTAACGGCATTCCACCAGATATGCTCAGAGTTCTGCAGGGTCAGCTGACAGGGAACCAGTGGGGAATGGAACCAGCTATGGGCAACTTTCCCATCGGATTAGACTTCATGCCAGGAGACCAGATGGGCCCAGGACAGTTCCCTACTGGACCTATGGATGGTGGATTTCCAGGGGGTAGAGAACCAACACAGAGGATACTCAGTGGCAATGGATTTACACTCACATCACCTCCCCATG GTAGACCACAGTTAGCGTCACGAGAGAAACCGATTGGTTGCTGCACCATCTTTGTGGGGGGTCTCCCTCCACTCTGCACCAATGAAATGGTGAAAGAAATATTTGAAAACTTTGGAGTTATCAAGAAGCTGTTGAGAGTTGTGAGACGGGCCTATTGCCACATCCAATACGCAGACGAGATCTCTGTCGATAAGGCCTTTGAAGTCTCAG GTTACAGAATGCGAGTTGAAGACAACAGCAGCCCAAGGTACTCGGGAGTTCTTCGCGTCGATTACTCAGAGTCGAGAGACGATGAGGAAGAATACTCAAGGAGGCAGGACCATGAGGAGAGATTGAGACGAGAGGAGGCGAGACTTGCACGGAGAGAAGAAGAGAAGAGTATGAAGCTATCGAGACACTCAGATCATGAGGCGCAGAAACTCACCGATAAACTCAaag GAGAGGAGACTTTCTCGGGTGCGTTATCCATCTTAATCAACTGGCTGGATCGAGGAGATTGTCGGAAGCAAACGGCCAACAGTTTCTTTACACTCATCAAAACGGCATTCAG TCAGACTAGGCGTTTATCCACGGAGAAGCAACGACTTGACGACCAGATCAAAGCGATGACGGAAATGGCTAACAAACAAACCGGTGACATCTACTCTCAAG TTTCGCTGATCAACCAAGTGTTTGTACGTGCGACCAAGCAACCGTCTCGAGATCATTTCAGCAAAGCCCAACGCAAGCATATTGACAGCTGGAAGAAAGCTGTACTG GAGTTATGTACAACGATCCAAGCCGAGTTGGGACTGACCGAGAAGGGAGAGGCAGACATGGATGTATCGGACGAAGAAGAAGAGGTTTCAATCATCAAAATAGATCAGACTAACGTCAATAAGACGCGGTCTCAAGAAGGAGAATCATGGAAGAGGATGAAGATTGAATTAGAACCAGCTCCTCCTCCGCCTCCTCCTGAGACAGTGGATGTTGATCTTGAAGACACTCCAG GTCCTTCTTCGGCTCCTTCAGCTCCTCCTTCGAAACCAGACAATGTGAGTAAAGAAGAGGCAGAGATTCTCCGATGTCAGCTGGAGGCGTACCGTAACGAGGTGGATCTCTTGAAGACAGAGAAGGTTCAATACGCTGACGAGAAAGAGACGCAAATCAAGGCGCTGCAGCATGCACTCCTAGGAATGCAACAG CAACTAATGGAAGCCAAGAATAAATTGAAGAAAGACGACGAAACCAAGAAATCAGAG AAGTCGGATTCGGAGACTAAAGAGGCAAGTAGTAGTAAGAGTGACATCACATCGACAGAAGTCCCTCAACTCATCGAGAAAGATGCTATGCTTGTTG GTTGCATCAGTACATTCCTCCACGTACATCCATTCGGAGCTTCAGTGGAATATCTTTGGTCTTATCTTCAACGTCTCAGCTTCAGTGTCTCACCACAACAAATAGAAG
- the LOC139945238 gene encoding ecto-NOX disulfide-thiol exchanger 1-like isoform X1, producing the protein MAGNFPNRQFLNDSPGGNMSGMGPMRMNQLMTFMEPPGFNDQPLEFSGAMRNEPRIIDGENMARNEDDVGNGIPPDMLRVLQGQLTGNQWGMEPAMGNFPIGLDFMPGDQMGPGQFPTGPMDGGFPGGREPTQRILSGNGFTLTSPPHGRPQLASREKPIGCCTIFVGGLPPLCTNEMVKEIFENFGVIKKLLRVVRRAYCHIQYADEISVDKAFEVSGYRMRVEDNSSPRYSGVLRVDYSESRDDEEEYSRRQDHEERLRREEARLARREEEKSMKLSRHSDHEAQKLTDKLKGEETFSGALSILINWLDRGDCRKQTANSFFTLIKTAFSQTRRLSTEKQRLDDQIKAMTEMANKQTGDIYSQVSLINQVFVRATKQPSRDHFSKAQRKHIDSWKKAVLELCTTIQAELGLTEKGEADMDVSDEEEEVSIIKIDQTNVNKTRSQEGESWKRMKIELEPAPPPPPPETVDVDLEDTPGPSSAPSAPPSKPDNVSKEEAEILRCQLEAYRNEVDLLKTEKVQYADEKETQIKALQHALLGMQQQLMEAKNKLKKDDETKKSEKSDSETKEASSSKSDITSTEVPQLIEKDAMLVGCISTFLHVHPFGASVEYLWSYLQRLSFSVSPQQIEGLLSKFPKMFKQELFGVGATLEKRWQFIGYTTCMEQSPSAWN; encoded by the exons ATGGCTGGAAACTTTCCCAACAGACAATTTCTCAACGACAGCCCGGGAGGAAATATGAGCGGGATGGGGCCGATGAGAATGAACCAACTAA TGACTTTCATGGAGCCACCAGGGTTTAACGATCAGCCACTTGAGTTCTCTGGAGCAATGAGAAACGAACCAAGAATCATCGACGGTGAAAATATGGCTAGAAATGAAGATGATG TAGGTAACGGCATTCCACCAGATATGCTCAGAGTTCTGCAGGGTCAGCTGACAGGGAACCAGTGGGGAATGGAACCAGCTATGGGCAACTTTCCCATCGGATTAGACTTCATGCCAGGAGACCAGATGGGCCCAGGACAGTTCCCTACTGGACCTATGGATGGTGGATTTCCAGGGGGTAGAGAACCAACACAGAGGATACTCAGTGGCAATGGATTTACACTCACATCACCTCCCCATG GTAGACCACAGTTAGCGTCACGAGAGAAACCGATTGGTTGCTGCACCATCTTTGTGGGGGGTCTCCCTCCACTCTGCACCAATGAAATGGTGAAAGAAATATTTGAAAACTTTGGAGTTATCAAGAAGCTGTTGAGAGTTGTGAGACGGGCCTATTGCCACATCCAATACGCAGACGAGATCTCTGTCGATAAGGCCTTTGAAGTCTCAG GTTACAGAATGCGAGTTGAAGACAACAGCAGCCCAAGGTACTCGGGAGTTCTTCGCGTCGATTACTCAGAGTCGAGAGACGATGAGGAAGAATACTCAAGGAGGCAGGACCATGAGGAGAGATTGAGACGAGAGGAGGCGAGACTTGCACGGAGAGAAGAAGAGAAGAGTATGAAGCTATCGAGACACTCAGATCATGAGGCGCAGAAACTCACCGATAAACTCAaag GAGAGGAGACTTTCTCGGGTGCGTTATCCATCTTAATCAACTGGCTGGATCGAGGAGATTGTCGGAAGCAAACGGCCAACAGTTTCTTTACACTCATCAAAACGGCATTCAG TCAGACTAGGCGTTTATCCACGGAGAAGCAACGACTTGACGACCAGATCAAAGCGATGACGGAAATGGCTAACAAACAAACCGGTGACATCTACTCTCAAG TTTCGCTGATCAACCAAGTGTTTGTACGTGCGACCAAGCAACCGTCTCGAGATCATTTCAGCAAAGCCCAACGCAAGCATATTGACAGCTGGAAGAAAGCTGTACTG GAGTTATGTACAACGATCCAAGCCGAGTTGGGACTGACCGAGAAGGGAGAGGCAGACATGGATGTATCGGACGAAGAAGAAGAGGTTTCAATCATCAAAATAGATCAGACTAACGTCAATAAGACGCGGTCTCAAGAAGGAGAATCATGGAAGAGGATGAAGATTGAATTAGAACCAGCTCCTCCTCCGCCTCCTCCTGAGACAGTGGATGTTGATCTTGAAGACACTCCAG GTCCTTCTTCGGCTCCTTCAGCTCCTCCTTCGAAACCAGACAATGTGAGTAAAGAAGAGGCAGAGATTCTCCGATGTCAGCTGGAGGCGTACCGTAACGAGGTGGATCTCTTGAAGACAGAGAAGGTTCAATACGCTGACGAGAAAGAGACGCAAATCAAGGCGCTGCAGCATGCACTCCTAGGAATGCAACAG CAACTAATGGAAGCCAAGAATAAATTGAAGAAAGACGACGAAACCAAGAAATCAGAG AAGTCGGATTCGGAGACTAAAGAGGCAAGTAGTAGTAAGAGTGACATCACATCGACAGAAGTCCCTCAACTCATCGAGAAAGATGCTATGCTTGTTG GTTGCATCAGTACATTCCTCCACGTACATCCATTCGGAGCTTCAGTGGAATATCTTTGGTCTTATCTTCAACGTCTCAGCTTCAGTGTCTCACCACAACAAATAGAAG